The Longimicrobiales bacterium genome contains the following window.
GAGTTCATCGAACATGATCCAGTGGACGCCGGAAGGGACAGTGATTTCGCTCCTGGTCCCGGAAGGCCGAGGGGCAGAGCCGGCGCGCAGTCGCATGCCGACCGGGCCGCTCACGCGTAACACGCGCGCAGAAGCGACGCGGACTCGCACGTACCCGAACCTGCTCGAAGACGCACACGACGAGATGCTCTTCGAACGGTACACGACGTCGCAGATCGCCGAACTGGGCGACGGCGACCCCAACCCGATCGGTGAGCCGGGCATGTACGAGTCGATTCGGCTCAGCGCCGACGGGGAGCACATCCTCACCACGCGCATGGAACGGCCATTCAGTTTCATCACATCCTACCAAGGGTTCCCGCGGACCACACTCGTCATGGACCGTGACGGAAACGAAGTCTCTGTCCTGAACGAGACCCCCCTCCGAGAAGGGGGTGGTTTCGGTGGCTCAGGCGGCGGCAACGGTCCCAGAGCCTTCGCTTGGCGCCCGGACGGCGCAGGCCTCGGCTACCTAGAGCGCCCGGCGCGCGAGGACGATGACGCACCCCGCCCCGACCTCATCATGGTCGTGACCGCGCCCTTCGATCTCGACAACGGTCAGGTCGTCGCCGAAAGCGAGGACCCGATCAGTGGAGTGAGCTACTCGTTGGACGGTCAGCACGCCTTCGGGAACGTCTCGAAGAACGGGCAATCCGGTATTCGGCACTTCGCCGTCGGATCCGGTGGATCCGCCTCGATGTTTCTCGACTTCCACGACACAGACGATCCGGCCGACCTACCCGGCTCACTTCTGACGGGCGTGACGTCGAACGGCCTCAGCTATGTCTACGTGACGTCGAACGGTGGGTCCGCCTACCTCAAAGGGGACGGCTACAACGCGCAGTTCACGCCGCAGCCGTTCGTGGATCGTGTCTCCATCGCGGACGCTTCGACCGACCGTGTCTTCGAAGGCGCGACAGACTCTTTCGACCAACCGCTCGTTCCTCTCGACGCAGACTTCTCACAGATGATCGCGAGCCGAGAATCCGTCTACGACTTCCCAGACAGCTATCTGTGGTCGGCCGACAGCGGCTACGGCCCGAACCTCACCAACAACGTCGACCCGTTCCCCGAGGTCACGTCTGTTTCGCGGATGGACTTCGAGTTCGAACGACGTGACGGCCTCATGGTTCAAGGCCGGGTGTCGATGCCTGTCGGCTGGGAGCCGGGCGATGAAAAAGTGCCCGGTATTTTCTGGACGTATCCTCGCGAGTACAACCGGACGGAGCAGTATGAGAATGCAGCCGTCCGCAGTCGCAACAGGAATGCTTTCACGCACATGAGTTGGCTGCGCTGGTCCGACATGTGGCTCGCGGCTGGGTACGCGCTGATCTACCCGGACATCCCGATCATCGGTGAGAACTACAACGACACCTACATCTCGTCTCTCGTCGATGCGATGTATGGCGCCATTCGCGGGGTGGACGCGCTCGGCGTCGTCGACGTCGACCGGTTGGCACACGGCGGGCACAGCTACGGAGCGTTCGCGACAGCCAACGTCTTGGCCAACGCGCCCTTCTTCAAGGCGGGGATCGCAGGCGATGGCGCGTACAACCGGACGCTGACCCCTGACGGCTTCCAAGCCGAGCGCCGCAACATCTGGGAAGCGCAGTCGACCTACATTGAAATGTCACCCTTCTTGAAGGCGGACCAGATCGAGACGCCGCTTCTCATGTACCACGGGGGCGATGACAACAACTCCGGGACATTCCCCATTCAGTCTCGGCGCATGATCTCTGCGCTCACTATCCTTGGAAAGAACGCTGTCTTGTATGAGTACCCGTACGAGTCACACACACCGCGGGCGATCGAGAACAAGCTCGACATGTGGGGCCGCTTCACGGGATGGCTCGACGAATACGTCAAGAACGCCGGCAAGGAGGCTGTGATCTCCTAGCGGAAGATCCCCACGTGCGGCTCACCATCTTCGCCAATCCAGCCGCGATACATCCCCGGTGTATTGAAACAGAGTTCGACACGACCCTGAGCATCCAACGCACACATGCCGCCCGAACCGGGTACTTGTTTTTGGAGCGTCTCGAAGATCACAGCGTGGGTCGCTTCTGCGAGCGTCGCACCCGTGTAGGCCATACGCGCGTGAACATCGAAGGCGATGGCATTACGGATGAAGTACTCCCCCCATCCAGTGCACGACACGGCACATAGAGCGGAGGCATAGGTCCCCGCTCCGATCACCGGCGAATCGCCCACGCGACCCCACATCTTATTCGCCATCCCGCCTGTGGACGTAGCCGCAGCCAGATGGCCAGCGGAGTCGAGCGCGACTGCACCGACTGTGCCTGATTTGCCCTCGGCGGAGATCGGTGCGCCGTCCGCTGAAGCAGGAGCCATGGCATCATCTGCGTCCCCGAGCACGTTGGGTCGCGCACTTTCCCCGCGTTCCTTCGCCCGCTGCATCTCGTCCCATCTCCGCTGGGTGTGAAAGAACGAAGGCTCTGTGACATCGACGCCTTGGGATCGAGCAAACGACTCGGCCCCCTCTCCAATCAGCATGAGATGTTCGGAACGCGCCATGATCAACTGAGCGAGGTGCACGGGAGAACGCACATTAGTGACCCCCGCGACAGCACCGGCGTCAAGCGTGGCTCCGTCCATAATCGACGCGTCCATGGTGATCACACCACGCTCGTCAAAGTTGGACCCGCGGCCGGCATTGAAGAGCTCTGAGTCCTCCATGATCTGGACCGCAGCGACAGTAGCGTCGACCGCCGGTCCGCCGGATTGGATGACGGCGCTTCCTGCGAGGAGCGATTCCGTCAGTACCGCACGGTAGGATGCCGCAATCTCGTCCGTCAGCGCAGCGGCGCTCAGAGTGCCCACCCCACCGTGGATGACGACGCCTCGATCAATCTGGATCTGTGATTCCATGTCTACCATCGATGAACGAATGAATACAACACCGGAAAGTACCTGCACAAATGGACGTTCCGCAATTTACCCGGGTAATATTGACAGTCGTATTTTACCCTGATAAAATTGGCTTCCTTCAATCGGGTGATGAACGAATGACGAGTGAAGTCCCAAGCGGATGCACCGCGTTCGCAGGTGAACGCCGCATTGCGTCGGGGTCGCTCATGCACGTAGCGATGGCTTCCAAGACCGTTGTGGACCACGATCCCAACACTCTGCTCCTCGTCTTCGATGACAGCACGAGCCGCTTGGTGGAGCTGGACCTTCGGGGTTCACTCGATGCCGTCCGAGGCCGGGTCGAGGCCGTGATCGCTACAACAGCAGCTGAGGCCAACGAGAGTGCGAAGAAAGAGGAGCCGGCACAGAAGCCGTCAGCCAAAAGAGGACCGGGCCGGCCGAAACTCGGCGTCGTGTCCAAGGAGGTGACCCTCCTGCCCCGCCATTGGAAGTTCCTTCAGGCGCAGACCGGTGGCGCTTCCGCAACGCTACGCCGACTCGTAGAACAGGCACGAAAAGAACACTCAGAGTCCAATTCAATTGTCGCTCTTCAGGAGTCCACCTATCGCTTCATGGTCGCCATGGTCGGCAACCAACCGGGCTTCGAAGAGGCGAACCGGGCCCTGTACGCGAGGGACCGTGAGAGGTTCATGGCCGAATCCGAAGGTTGGCCGCAGGACCTCCGGAAGCATGCCCGCATGCTGGCAGAGAGAGTCCTCTAATGGAGGACCTCACCACCGGACCGATTCCAAAACAGCTCGTGAAGCTGGCTGGCCCCATCGCGATCGGGATGATCTTCCAGACCGCGTACTATCTGGTCGACCTCTACTTCGTCGCTCAACTCGGTGACGCAGCCATTGCCGGTGTCGGCTCAGCCGGAAACCTTCAATTCCTCATCATGGCTCTGACACAGGTGCTCGGTGTGGGGACTATGGCGCTCATTTCCCATGCGAGCGGCAGGAAAGACCGCGAAGACGCCAACCTGATCTTCAATCAAAGCATCCTCTTCGCCCTTCTTTGCGCCACGGTGACCCTTGTGGGCGGATACGCCCTGGCGGGCCGTTACATGGGCACGCTCGGCGCCGATGCCGCGACGACGGCTGCCGGGATGACGTACCTGAAGTGGTTCCTGCCAGGTCTCGCGCTCCAGTTCGCCTTGGTTGCGATGGGGTCTGCCCTCCGTGGTACAGGCATCGTGAAACCCACGATGATCGTCCAAGTCTCGACCGTCCTGCTCAACGCGATTCTTGCGCCCATCATGATCGCCGGGTGGCTGACGGGGCGGCCTCTCGGTGTCGCCGGAGCAGGGATCTCTACAACGATTTCAATCGCCGTCGGCGTCGTGATGATCTCGTTCTACTTCGTGAGACTGGAACGGTACGTGGTCTTCGACCTCGCGATGCTCAAACCCCGACTCGAGGCGTGGAAGCGCATTCTCAAGATCGGCCTGCCTCCCGGAGGAGAGTTTTTGCTCATCTTCGTGAACATCGGCGTGATGTACTGGGCGATTCGGGGCTTCGGAGCGGAGGCCCAAGCCGGGTACGGCATCGGTTCCCGCGTCATGCAGGCCATCTTCCTGCCCGCCATGGCTCTCGCATTCGCCGCTGCACCGTTAGCAGGGCAGAACTTCGGAGCCCGCGCCTACGACCGGGTGCGCGAAACGTTCAAGACGGCAGCTATCCAGGGCAGCGCGATCATGTTCGTACTGACGCTCGTCTGTCAGTGGCGCTCCGACGCATTCATAGCCTTCTTCACGGACGACCTCCAGGTGGTCACCGTCGGGGCGGACTTCCTGAGGATCATCTCGTGGAACTTCGTTGCCACGGGAATCATCTTCACCTGCTCCAGCGTCTTTCAAGGAATGGGCAACACCATGCCCGCCCTCATGAGCGCCGGCACCCGCCTGCTCACCTTCGTCGTGCCCGCCATCTGGATGAGCCAACAGTCATGGTTCGAACTCAACCACATCTGGTATTTGTCGGTGGGGACGGCTGGATTGCATGCTTTGTTTTCTGTTTGGTTGTTGATGAGGGAGTTTCGTGGGCGGTTGGTTGGGGGTGCGTCGTGAGGGTTTGAGGGGTTCGGGAGGCGGCGGTGGGTTACGAAGCTCCCGGCGAGGGCGCTGCGCGTCCTTCCGTCTGTCGGCGTTGGCTTGTAACTGCTTCCTGTATCCCAACGTCTTCGTTCGCTTCGCTCCGAGGCAAAGCCTCGAGCCGGCGCCGGGAGCTTCGTAACCCGCCGCCGCCCGACGTTTGGGGCACAACAGCTTCCCGGTTGTGGGTCACGGACCGGGCAGGCAGGGGGACCACCGGGGCCCGCTATCGTCCGACGTCAACTCGCGAGCCCGCCTAACCCGCCTGCCCTGTGACCCCACCCCCAGCGCCCGTCCACCCCGCAGCCAATCGACGTGTAGCCCACCCGTTGGGAGGAAGGCGTCGTTGCTTACTCTTTGCGAGGCTCGAGGCTATGCCTCGGAGCGAAGAGAAGGAGCGAGAAGGAGGAGTGGACCAAGCAACAAGCGGACGCCCACAACCGCAGCAGATTCAAGCGCCCTCGCAAGGAGCAAGCAACGACGTCTTCCTCCGAAATACGCCCTAAGGCTGAAAGTACCCGTCGACTTGAGCTGCCTGCAGCGGATCGGCTCCGAACTGATTCTGCCCCCAGCTGCCTCTGCCGAATAACAACACAATCGCCAGGTAGATGTTGTACAGCGGAACGGCGAGCAGGAACCAGTGCCAACCTGGGCGGTCCAAGTCGTGAAGGCGTTTTACCGTGATCGCGATTCCTGCCCACAAGCCAGCCACGACAGCACCGATCCCGGGAAGGATGAACAGCGGGCTTCCCGTGACGAACACGAGCCCAGCGCACATCGCGATGGCGGTTAAGATCGCGAGATCGTCCAGGATGATGTGCCAAAAATACCAGGCACGATTCGCGCGGCCTTCCATAGTGAAAAGGTCGAGGAACTTGTCCATCCGTCCGTCCAGTCGGCCGTAGCCATTTCGAGTCACGGTCTTGCCGCCCGGCCGGAAGGGCGGCAGGCTGGCCTTATGGTACCCATACACATT
Protein-coding sequences here:
- a CDS encoding prolyl oligopeptidase family serine peptidase; translated protein: MHKPLQAIVFALALAITAPVATVAQDAPTTNPDASSYITPPPALQNILETDKNYATLRYMSPDGEHFLIPHVNELSTLELMSKETYRLAELELRPQTDRLWHLDTYGIDSFGFYSLESRDFLEVDLPDNSFFSDFTWSPDGSQLAFLAHLPTHTEVWTADAANGRTRSLSNDRVLATVATSARGQGTSSSNMIQWTPEGTVISLLVPEGRGAEPARSRMPTGPLTRNTRAEATRTRTYPNLLEDAHDEMLFERYTTSQIAELGDGDPNPIGEPGMYESIRLSADGEHILTTRMERPFSFITSYQGFPRTTLVMDRDGNEVSVLNETPLREGGGFGGSGGGNGPRAFAWRPDGAGLGYLERPAREDDDAPRPDLIMVVTAPFDLDNGQVVAESEDPISGVSYSLDGQHAFGNVSKNGQSGIRHFAVGSGGSASMFLDFHDTDDPADLPGSLLTGVTSNGLSYVYVTSNGGSAYLKGDGYNAQFTPQPFVDRVSIADASTDRVFEGATDSFDQPLVPLDADFSQMIASRESVYDFPDSYLWSADSGYGPNLTNNVDPFPEVTSVSRMDFEFERRDGLMVQGRVSMPVGWEPGDEKVPGIFWTYPREYNRTEQYENAAVRSRNRNAFTHMSWLRWSDMWLAAGYALIYPDIPIIGENYNDTYISSLVDAMYGAIRGVDALGVVDVDRLAHGGHSYGAFATANVLANAPFFKAGIAGDGAYNRTLTPDGFQAERRNIWEAQSTYIEMSPFLKADQIETPLLMYHGGDDNNSGTFPIQSRRMISALTILGKNAVLYEYPYESHTPRAIENKLDMWGRFTGWLDEYVKNAGKEAVIS
- a CDS encoding isoaspartyl peptidase/L-asparaginase; this translates as MESQIQIDRGVVIHGGVGTLSAAALTDEIAASYRAVLTESLLAGSAVIQSGGPAVDATVAAVQIMEDSELFNAGRGSNFDERGVITMDASIMDGATLDAGAVAGVTNVRSPVHLAQLIMARSEHLMLIGEGAESFARSQGVDVTEPSFFHTQRRWDEMQRAKERGESARPNVLGDADDAMAPASADGAPISAEGKSGTVGAVALDSAGHLAAATSTGGMANKMWGRVGDSPVIGAGTYASALCAVSCTGWGEYFIRNAIAFDVHARMAYTGATLAEATHAVIFETLQKQVPGSGGMCALDAQGRVELCFNTPGMYRGWIGEDGEPHVGIFR
- a CDS encoding DUF2239 family protein, with protein sequence MTSEVPSGCTAFAGERRIASGSLMHVAMASKTVVDHDPNTLLLVFDDSTSRLVELDLRGSLDAVRGRVEAVIATTAAEANESAKKEEPAQKPSAKRGPGRPKLGVVSKEVTLLPRHWKFLQAQTGGASATLRRLVEQARKEHSESNSIVALQESTYRFMVAMVGNQPGFEEANRALYARDRERFMAESEGWPQDLRKHARMLAERVL
- a CDS encoding MATE family efflux transporter; protein product: MEDLTTGPIPKQLVKLAGPIAIGMIFQTAYYLVDLYFVAQLGDAAIAGVGSAGNLQFLIMALTQVLGVGTMALISHASGRKDREDANLIFNQSILFALLCATVTLVGGYALAGRYMGTLGADAATTAAGMTYLKWFLPGLALQFALVAMGSALRGTGIVKPTMIVQVSTVLLNAILAPIMIAGWLTGRPLGVAGAGISTTISIAVGVVMISFYFVRLERYVVFDLAMLKPRLEAWKRILKIGLPPGGEFLLIFVNIGVMYWAIRGFGAEAQAGYGIGSRVMQAIFLPAMALAFAAAPLAGQNFGARAYDRVRETFKTAAIQGSAIMFVLTLVCQWRSDAFIAFFTDDLQVVTVGADFLRIISWNFVATGIIFTCSSVFQGMGNTMPALMSAGTRLLTFVVPAIWMSQQSWFELNHIWYLSVGTAGLHALFSVWLLMREFRGRLVGGAS
- a CDS encoding DUF805 domain-containing protein, yielding MICGCNVYGYHKASLPPFRPGGKTVTRNGYGRLDGRMDKFLDLFTMEGRANRAWYFWHIILDDLAILTAIAMCAGLVFVTGSPLFILPGIGAVVAGLWAGIAITVKRLHDLDRPGWHWFLLAVPLYNIYLAIVLLFGRGSWGQNQFGADPLQAAQVDGYFQP